One Abyssisolibacter fermentans DNA window includes the following coding sequences:
- a CDS encoding TetR/AcrR family transcriptional regulator → MNKRFEHIDINNEKVYRIVNSAFKVFSNNDLEKASTNMVVTQAGISRGLLYHYFKDKQELFDFLLYFSVKVIMIDLKENINWEDSDILNRMRQGLIIKLQEIKRFPYMIDFYAKYGKLTRSIIDSQTEEIFPGIREKFYTYNLDFSQVKDDIDIEKMISVITFTLKGIINEYLDMTRTSSENFEMKLLVNKCDEYFEFFRKQFFK, encoded by the coding sequence ATGAATAAGAGATTTGAACATATAGACATAAATAATGAGAAGGTATATAGGATAGTAAATAGTGCATTTAAAGTGTTTAGTAATAATGATTTAGAAAAAGCATCAACGAATATGGTGGTTACACAAGCTGGGATATCAAGGGGATTATTGTATCATTATTTCAAGGATAAGCAGGAGTTATTTGATTTTCTTTTGTATTTTTCTGTTAAAGTGATTATGATTGATTTAAAAGAGAATATAAATTGGGAAGATTCAGATATTCTAAATCGTATGCGTCAAGGATTAATTATTAAATTACAGGAAATTAAGCGATTTCCTTATATGATAGATTTTTATGCTAAGTATGGTAAACTTACTAGATCTATTATTGATAGTCAAACAGAAGAAATTTTCCCTGGAATAAGAGAAAAATTTTATACTTACAACTTAGATTTTAGTCAGGTAAAAGATGATATTGATATTGAAAAAATGATAAGTGTAATTACATTTACTTTAAAAGGAATTATAAATGAATATTTGGATATGACGAGAACAAGCAGTGAAAATTTTGAAATGAAATTATTAGTTAATAAATGTGATGAATACTTTGAATTTTTTAGAAAGCAATTCTTCAAATAG